One part of the Thiothrix nivea DSM 5205 genome encodes these proteins:
- a CDS encoding exopolysaccharide biosynthesis polyprenyl glycosylphosphotransferase: MKYTLFKLTLYTLLLLLNLLLAHGVAEILLPDVYAHPTSKYLWQIMVYLLIFFYLRLFTRRMVTTSETWLIIKGSLIAVVISFALLSMLKQADQYSRLIILTFFALNLLLPVWVYYLKRRFLQYHRLRERVLLICDEEACADSGNWLSADNPFGFDVGQTINIHHHSPEGLLAAVASALEKEHFFATIIMLENTGMEHMFHLMDQIQHRVKRILLVPRMTSLPMFNAEVFNSINQKGLIFFVRNNLLSDSDRAFKHISDFVLALVLTITLAPFLFGLYVWVWWATDGKPIFKQERIGQDGSIFKIYKFRTMRVDADEELEKILASDPDAREEWERDRKLRNDPRITHIGSFLRRTSLDELPQLVNVLRGQMSLVGPRPIIKQEIADYGEYIDYYTQVRPGITGLWQVSGRNELSYAERVQLDVWYVRNWSVEVDLIILTKTIVAVLLRKGSY; this comes from the coding sequence ATGAAATATACCCTGTTCAAGCTGACCCTGTACACATTGTTGTTGTTGCTGAACCTGCTGCTGGCACATGGCGTGGCGGAAATCCTGCTGCCTGATGTTTATGCCCACCCCACCAGCAAATACCTGTGGCAAATCATGGTGTACTTGCTGATCTTTTTCTATCTGCGCCTGTTCACACGGCGCATGGTGACCACCTCGGAAACCTGGCTGATCATCAAGGGCAGCCTTATCGCCGTGGTGATCAGCTTTGCCCTGCTGTCGATGCTCAAACAGGCAGACCAGTATTCACGCCTGATTATCCTGACCTTTTTTGCCCTGAACCTGCTACTGCCGGTGTGGGTTTACTACCTGAAACGGCGTTTCCTGCAATATCACCGACTGCGCGAGCGGGTACTGCTGATTTGTGACGAGGAAGCCTGCGCCGATTCCGGCAACTGGTTATCCGCCGACAACCCGTTCGGTTTTGATGTTGGGCAGACCATCAACATCCACCACCATTCACCGGAAGGCTTGCTGGCGGCAGTGGCCAGTGCGCTGGAAAAGGAGCATTTCTTCGCCACTATCATCATGCTGGAAAACACCGGCATGGAACACATGTTCCACCTGATGGATCAAATCCAGCACAGGGTGAAACGGATACTGCTGGTTCCCAGGATGACCTCATTACCCATGTTCAATGCCGAAGTGTTCAACTCCATTAACCAGAAAGGCTTGATTTTCTTTGTCCGCAACAATTTGCTGAGCGATAGTGACCGCGCCTTCAAGCACATTTCCGATTTTGTCCTCGCGCTGGTGCTGACCATTACCCTCGCGCCCTTCCTGTTCGGCCTGTATGTCTGGGTGTGGTGGGCAACGGATGGCAAACCCATCTTCAAACAGGAACGCATCGGTCAGGATGGGAGTATTTTCAAAATTTACAAATTCCGCACCATGCGGGTTGACGCTGACGAGGAGCTGGAAAAAATCCTCGCCTCCGACCCCGACGCACGTGAAGAATGGGAACGCGACCGCAAACTCAGGAACGACCCGCGTATCACCCACATAGGCAGCTTCCTGCGCCGCACCTCGCTGGATGAATTGCCGCAGTTGGTCAACGTGCTGCGCGGGCAAATGTCGCTGGTTGGCCCCCGCCCCATTATCAAACAGGAAATTGCCGACTATGGCGAATACATTGACTATTATACCCAGGTCAGGCCGGGCATCACCGGCTTATGGCAAGTCAGCGGGCGCAATGAGCTGAGCTATGCCGAGCGCGTACAACTGGATGTCTGGTATGTACGCAACTGGTCGGTGGAAGTGGACTTGATCATCCTGACCAAAACCATCGTAGCCGTGTTGCTCAGAAAAGGCAGTTATTAA
- a CDS encoding glycosyltransferase family 2 protein, whose product MCQQQVQQQQQCVQGQLEQGIFHGFSYRKVITLNRSASPEVAILLCTYNGQQYLNTQMDSIAAQKFPHWRVWASDDGSQDDTLTILAEYRAKWPEKRLSIVHGPQKGFVANFLSLACNVNIQASYYAFCDQDDIWDADKLARALAWLQTVPDNTPALYCARTRLVDAQNRETGLSPLNTRQPCFANALTQNPASGNTMVFNHAACALLRDAGQGVAVVAHDWWLYLLVAGAGGKVFYDPMPCLRYRQHGGNLVGMKAYWLARLLRSRTVREVWRGDFRRGNDGHVRALQQRRATLTPQNRLILDRFVHARNRWLLPRLWGLWRAGIYREPLWSHLGLVAAAIFKKI is encoded by the coding sequence ATGTGCCAGCAGCAGGTTCAGCAACAACAACAATGTGTACAGGGTCAGCTTGAACAGGGTATATTTCATGGGTTTAGTTATAGAAAAGTTATTACCTTGAACCGAAGCGCCAGTCCAGAGGTGGCTATTCTGCTTTGTACCTACAATGGTCAGCAATACCTGAACACTCAGATGGATTCCATTGCGGCCCAGAAGTTTCCCCATTGGCGCGTCTGGGCGTCAGATGATGGCTCGCAAGATGATACCCTCACAATTCTGGCTGAGTATAGGGCAAAATGGCCTGAGAAGCGCCTATCTATTGTCCATGGGCCACAGAAAGGCTTTGTGGCGAATTTTCTGTCCCTTGCTTGCAATGTGAATATTCAGGCCAGCTACTATGCTTTTTGTGACCAAGACGATATATGGGATGCGGACAAGCTTGCTAGGGCGCTGGCTTGGTTACAAACCGTGCCTGATAACACCCCAGCCTTGTATTGCGCCCGCACCCGGCTGGTGGATGCGCAAAACCGGGAAACCGGCCTGTCGCCGCTGAATACCCGCCAACCCTGTTTTGCCAACGCCCTGACGCAAAACCCAGCCAGTGGCAACACGATGGTGTTCAACCACGCCGCTTGCGCCTTGTTGCGGGACGCTGGTCAGGGCGTTGCGGTGGTGGCGCATGACTGGTGGTTGTATTTGCTGGTAGCAGGTGCGGGTGGCAAGGTGTTTTATGACCCGATGCCATGCCTGCGTTACCGGCAGCATGGCGGCAATCTGGTGGGGATGAAAGCCTATTGGCTGGCGCGCCTGTTGCGTTCGCGTACTGTGAGGGAAGTGTGGCGGGGTGATTTCCGGCGTGGTAATGATGGCCATGTGCGGGCTTTGCAACAAAGGCGTGCTACACTTACGCCGCAAAACAGGTTGATTCTGGACAGGTTCGTGCACGCGAGGAACCGCTGGCTGCTGCCCCGGCTGTGGGGTTTGTGGCGGGCGGGCATTTACCGCGAACCGTTATGGAGCCACTTGGGACTCGTGGCTGCCGCCATTTTCAAAAAGATTTGA
- a CDS encoding ABC transporter permease — MKLYQSLPTSPMAILQSLWRHRQLVWQMSKREVVGRYRGSMAGLAWSFFNPIFMLLVYTFVFSVVFESRWEEGIEGGRGNFAVILFAGLLVHGLFAECVNRAPSLVLNNANYVKKVVFPLEILPWATLVSALFHTAISILVLLVAEWVIVGGIPWTVVLLPLVLLPFVVGIMGVSWMLASLGVYLRDVAQITGMLTSVLLFMSPVFYPLSKLPQQFQPWLLLNPLAFIIEQTRQVLVFGKLPDWGGLLVYSLIACLIAWLGFAWFQKTRGGFADVL, encoded by the coding sequence ATGAAATTATACCAATCATTGCCAACCAGCCCCATGGCTATCCTGCAATCCTTGTGGCGGCATCGCCAGCTTGTCTGGCAGATGAGCAAGCGCGAAGTGGTGGGCCGTTATCGTGGCTCGATGGCAGGGCTGGCATGGTCGTTTTTCAACCCGATTTTTATGTTGCTGGTTTATACATTCGTGTTCAGCGTAGTGTTTGAAAGCCGTTGGGAAGAAGGTATTGAGGGTGGGCGCGGCAATTTTGCGGTCATCCTGTTTGCAGGTTTATTAGTGCATGGTTTGTTTGCGGAGTGTGTCAACCGCGCTCCCTCGCTGGTGTTGAACAATGCCAATTACGTCAAGAAGGTTGTCTTCCCCCTCGAAATCCTACCTTGGGCGACCTTGGTGTCTGCCTTGTTTCATACCGCTATCAGCATTCTGGTACTGTTGGTTGCGGAATGGGTAATCGTGGGGGGCATTCCGTGGACAGTGGTGTTACTGCCATTGGTATTGCTCCCTTTTGTTGTCGGCATTATGGGGGTTAGCTGGATGCTGGCTTCGCTGGGCGTATACCTGCGTGATGTGGCGCAGATTACCGGTATGCTGACTAGCGTGTTGTTGTTCATGAGTCCGGTATTTTATCCCTTGTCCAAACTGCCGCAGCAATTCCAGCCATGGTTGTTGTTGAATCCCCTAGCTTTCATTATTGAACAGACCCGGCAGGTGCTGGTGTTTGGCAAATTGCCGGATTGGGGTGGTTTGCTGGTTTATAGCCTGATTGCCTGCCTGATTGCCTGGCTGGGGTTTGCTTGGTTCCAGAAAACCAGGGGAGGGTTTGCCGATGTCCTCTGA
- a CDS encoding ABC transporter ATP-binding protein yields the protein MSSEFAIKVEGVGKNYQIYDKPHHRLWQMLRGVRKTYYRDFWAVKNVSFSVRRGDTVGIIGRNGAGKSTLLQMICGTLTPTTGSIEVNGRVAALLELGAGFNPEFTGRENVYMNSAVLGLSREETDARFADIIAFADIGDFIGQPVKTYSSGMMVRLAFAVIAHVDADILVVDEALAVGDAFFTQKCMRFIQQFQKNGGTLLFVSHDMGTVMNICQSAIMLFAGGQRNAIMGAAEALCKEYLNQIYDDPERHQQVEQQRSLHEPWVQRDSTKVQTVLTGIAPEKNVYAISPFRADGESFGAGGATITDAGFFAEDGERFTMLEGGQTVRFRVCMRANQALTYPALGIMLKDRLGQYLYTAGTDESFRHHRLVFQAGENICATFQFDMPILSRGVYTINVAVAEGTGDAHIQHHWIHDAIKLEVVSGPVVHGLGSPLNMEITMEFLQPVSEVTA from the coding sequence ATGTCCTCTGAGTTCGCCATTAAAGTGGAAGGTGTCGGCAAAAATTACCAGATTTACGACAAGCCGCATCACCGTTTGTGGCAGATGTTGCGTGGGGTCAGAAAAACCTATTATCGTGATTTTTGGGCAGTCAAAAATGTATCTTTCAGCGTCAGGAGGGGCGATACGGTTGGGATTATCGGGCGTAATGGGGCTGGGAAGTCGACATTGCTCCAGATGATTTGTGGCACACTGACGCCTACGACGGGCAGTATCGAAGTCAATGGCCGGGTGGCAGCCTTGCTGGAGTTGGGGGCAGGTTTTAACCCCGAATTTACCGGGCGGGAAAATGTTTATATGAACTCCGCTGTGTTGGGATTAAGCCGGGAAGAAACCGATGCCCGTTTTGCTGACATCATCGCTTTTGCCGATATTGGTGACTTTATCGGGCAGCCTGTCAAAACTTACTCTAGTGGTATGATGGTGCGTTTGGCGTTTGCGGTTATTGCGCATGTCGATGCTGATATTCTGGTGGTGGATGAAGCTTTGGCAGTGGGTGATGCGTTCTTTACCCAGAAATGCATGCGCTTTATCCAGCAGTTCCAAAAGAACGGTGGCACGTTATTATTTGTCAGCCATGACATGGGGACGGTAATGAATATTTGCCAGTCTGCCATCATGCTGTTTGCCGGGGGGCAGCGTAATGCAATCATGGGGGCTGCTGAAGCTTTGTGTAAGGAATACCTCAACCAGATTTATGATGACCCGGAGCGGCATCAACAAGTCGAGCAGCAGCGCTCATTACATGAGCCATGGGTGCAGAGGGATAGTACCAAAGTGCAAACAGTGTTGACGGGAATTGCACCAGAGAAAAACGTATATGCCATATCCCCGTTCCGTGCAGATGGTGAAAGTTTTGGTGCTGGTGGGGCAACAATTACGGATGCCGGTTTCTTTGCCGAAGATGGCGAACGGTTCACGATGCTGGAAGGCGGGCAAACTGTCCGTTTCAGGGTATGCATGCGTGCAAATCAGGCTCTTACTTATCCCGCGCTGGGTATTATGCTAAAAGATCGTTTGGGGCAATACCTGTATACGGCTGGGACAGATGAAAGCTTTCGTCATCATCGCTTGGTTTTTCAAGCGGGTGAGAACATTTGCGCCACGTTTCAGTTTGACATGCCAATTTTGTCGCGTGGTGTCTATACCATCAATGTTGCGGTAGCTGAGGGGACGGGTGATGCACACATCCAACATCACTGGATACATGACGCTATCAAGCTGGAGGTTGTATCCGGCCCTGTTGTACATGGCTTGGGTAGTCCGTTGAATATGGAAATCACGATGGAGTTTTTGCAGCCGGTATCTGAGGTGACAGCATGA
- a CDS encoding FkbM family methyltransferase: MSIIQTRYGEFNIIDTDSVISASLRLYGEWAQNEIDLLAHFIQPGAVVVDVGAFIGTHARAFSVLVGPSGKVLSFEPRHATYAVLAENARLASAQNIQAINLALGATEIRVTVPPLHFADHSNFGAAQLDTLGQQSDTGETIQITALDAFQLDQLDFIKIDVEGMEIAVLNGAKETVERCRPIIFAECNSLEASLPIIQWCQEKQYLLYGVISPAYNPHNFATDAENMFSVAQETGMLLVPAERDVQYADILLQQQLPPLKTADDLVLLLLHKPQYPHEVLAQGAAAQQLSLLYPSVQADMHHQVIVERDAQIGNFSRMMAERDSQILTLNTQLDSLLSSKSWRMTKPIRLAGQVYREVFPRVLAFVRQTVDSGQPAGEGNPVHHPVTRTHPVAVVLPVYRDTALTQSCIESAMPGIQELADAILVIVNDASPEPEMAVMLAKLALRWPEKVEVLTNGRNLGFVATVNRGMRAHEHHDVVLLNSDVILPQGWLERLAVEAYSRPKVGTVTPLSNNTTICTFPEFLQENPLPFGLSIDEVDAAFRVGRLPNIEAPTGIGFCMYIRRHCLVEVGYFNEERFGRGYGEENDFCQRALRQGWVNLITPNLYAFHKGGVSFGAEKALLVENAMAVIDGLHPNYHRDIQGFIRRDPLKEARLLRLMQLLSTVSIPKVLHVSHGLGGGVEQHIMELADYHYSKNLAFPLILTPLGTGEHCTLRFGYKLTADDLLIRLPEDAELLVEVLRSVGVSLLHFHHVLHVPSFLRQLPQQLQLPYYLTIHDFYLLNGNPTLTDERGIFVECDVDALLNPLYPLPEGVTPEMWRDKHRGFVEGAERVIFPSADTRRLFGSSFIIRHPVVVHHLEAVRDIARRPEPFTPKQAYVVGVLGALGKEKGADYLEEIARCASDAGMPLAFVLIGYAYRSLDKVKTTGLYKTDETLGLIHKQECDLLLFPARWPETYSYTLSHALESGLPIVAPMLGAFPERLVGRDQVMLFEHWTPPSVLLEQLLAFITALETDPVCSGFSPAANQFPPRFYAMDYVENMVGSSSPGGVIVLDAIPQVNLKTRDSFHSTGGRSLRESVLYGIWRLYYSPGMAKVTAVIPYGLRQRLRHWVKQALSKRPMSEILGKG; the protein is encoded by the coding sequence ATGAGTATCATCCAAACGCGCTACGGTGAATTCAATATTATTGACACGGATAGTGTTATTTCGGCCTCACTCCGGCTGTATGGGGAATGGGCGCAAAACGAGATTGATTTATTGGCGCATTTCATTCAGCCGGGTGCAGTGGTTGTGGATGTCGGGGCATTCATTGGTACTCATGCACGGGCTTTTTCTGTGCTGGTCGGACCATCTGGAAAAGTCTTGAGCTTTGAGCCACGCCATGCGACTTATGCGGTATTGGCTGAAAATGCCCGATTGGCATCTGCCCAAAATATCCAAGCCATTAATCTGGCTTTGGGTGCAACTGAAATCCGTGTGACGGTTCCCCCTTTGCATTTTGCCGATCATTCTAATTTTGGCGCTGCCCAACTGGATACATTAGGTCAGCAGTCTGATACGGGTGAAACCATTCAAATCACAGCGCTTGATGCGTTTCAGTTAGACCAACTGGATTTTATCAAGATTGATGTTGAGGGGATGGAAATTGCCGTCCTCAATGGTGCTAAAGAAACGGTTGAACGATGCAGACCGATCATATTCGCAGAATGCAATTCGCTCGAAGCCAGTCTGCCAATCATTCAGTGGTGTCAGGAAAAACAATACCTGCTTTATGGTGTAATCAGCCCTGCGTACAACCCGCATAACTTTGCCACCGATGCCGAGAATATGTTTAGTGTGGCTCAAGAGACAGGGATGCTGCTTGTTCCTGCGGAGCGTGACGTACAATATGCTGACATTTTGCTCCAGCAACAACTTCCCCCATTGAAAACTGCCGATGATCTGGTGCTGTTGCTGCTGCATAAGCCTCAATATCCGCATGAGGTGTTGGCTCAGGGGGCAGCAGCACAGCAACTTTCGTTGTTATATCCTTCTGTGCAAGCAGATATGCATCATCAGGTTATCGTTGAGCGTGATGCTCAAATTGGCAATTTCTCGCGGATGATGGCTGAGCGCGATTCACAAATCCTCACGCTAAATACTCAACTTGATAGTTTGTTGTCATCCAAATCATGGCGTATGACCAAGCCAATACGTTTGGCTGGGCAGGTGTATCGGGAAGTGTTTCCGCGTGTGCTGGCGTTTGTCAGGCAAACTGTAGATTCAGGGCAGCCTGCCGGTGAAGGCAACCCTGTTCATCATCCTGTTACCCGTACACATCCTGTAGCAGTTGTGCTGCCTGTTTACCGGGACACAGCATTGACGCAATCCTGTATTGAGAGTGCGATGCCAGGCATTCAGGAACTTGCAGACGCTATCTTGGTTATTGTGAATGATGCCAGCCCGGAACCTGAGATGGCTGTCATGCTTGCAAAGCTGGCACTCCGCTGGCCAGAAAAGGTCGAGGTGTTGACAAATGGGCGCAATCTTGGTTTTGTGGCAACCGTCAACAGGGGAATGCGGGCACATGAACACCACGATGTTGTGTTGTTAAACAGTGATGTGATTCTGCCGCAGGGTTGGCTTGAGCGCTTGGCGGTAGAAGCGTACTCCCGGCCTAAAGTGGGGACAGTGACACCGCTGTCGAACAATACCACGATTTGCACCTTTCCTGAGTTCCTGCAAGAAAACCCGCTGCCATTCGGGCTAAGTATTGATGAGGTGGATGCTGCTTTCAGGGTGGGGAGATTGCCTAATATCGAAGCGCCAACCGGTATTGGTTTTTGCATGTATATCCGCCGCCATTGTCTGGTCGAAGTGGGTTATTTCAATGAGGAGCGTTTTGGGCGCGGTTATGGTGAAGAAAATGATTTTTGCCAGCGCGCGCTAAGGCAAGGCTGGGTCAACCTGATCACGCCAAATCTGTATGCTTTCCATAAAGGTGGGGTAAGTTTTGGTGCAGAGAAAGCTTTACTGGTCGAAAATGCCATGGCCGTGATTGACGGATTGCATCCTAATTACCACCGTGATATTCAGGGCTTTATCCGTCGTGATCCTCTCAAGGAAGCACGCCTGTTACGCTTGATGCAGCTTTTGTCTACAGTTTCTATTCCCAAGGTGTTGCATGTATCCCATGGTTTGGGCGGTGGGGTAGAACAGCATATTATGGAGTTGGCAGATTACCATTACAGCAAAAACCTGGCATTCCCGTTGATTTTAACGCCACTGGGAACGGGGGAACACTGTACCTTGCGTTTTGGTTACAAACTGACTGCTGATGATCTGCTCATCCGTTTGCCGGAGGATGCTGAATTACTGGTGGAAGTGTTGCGATCTGTCGGAGTTTCCTTGCTTCACTTTCATCATGTATTGCATGTGCCATCATTTTTGCGCCAACTGCCTCAGCAATTACAGTTGCCTTATTACCTGACCATCCATGATTTTTATCTGTTGAATGGTAACCCTACCCTGACAGACGAGCGCGGCATTTTTGTTGAATGTGATGTGGATGCGTTATTGAATCCACTCTATCCCCTCCCTGAAGGGGTTACACCTGAAATGTGGCGTGATAAGCATCGTGGTTTTGTTGAAGGGGCGGAAAGGGTTATTTTTCCGAGTGCTGATACGCGGCGCTTGTTTGGCTCATCTTTCATAATCAGGCATCCGGTCGTTGTCCATCATCTCGAAGCAGTACGTGATATTGCCCGCCGACCCGAACCATTTACGCCTAAACAAGCTTATGTTGTTGGTGTTCTTGGGGCGTTAGGAAAGGAGAAGGGGGCTGATTACCTGGAAGAAATTGCCCGCTGTGCCAGCGATGCTGGAATGCCCTTGGCTTTTGTGCTTATTGGTTATGCTTACCGTTCACTGGATAAAGTCAAGACAACAGGGCTTTATAAAACGGATGAAACTTTGGGGCTTATCCATAAGCAGGAATGTGACCTCCTGTTGTTTCCAGCCCGTTGGCCTGAAACGTATAGTTATACCTTGAGCCATGCGCTTGAATCCGGGCTGCCTATTGTGGCGCCGATGTTGGGTGCTTTCCCGGAACGCTTGGTGGGGCGTGATCAGGTTATGTTGTTTGAACATTGGACGCCACCCTCAGTACTATTGGAGCAATTGCTGGCTTTTATCACAGCACTTGAAACAGATCCGGTTTGTTCAGGTTTCTCTCCTGCTGCAAACCAGTTCCCCCCTCGTTTTTATGCTATGGATTATGTGGAAAATATGGTGGGGTCTTCCTCTCCAGGCGGCGTTATTGTGTTGGACGCTATTCCGCAGGTTAACCTCAAAACCCGGGATTCTTTCCATTCAACGGGAGGGCGCAGTCTCCGTGAATCCGTCCTTTACGGCATATGGCGTTTATACTATTCGCCGGGAATGGCCAAGGTTACTGCCGTTATTCCCTATGGGCTGCGTCAGCGTTTGCGCCATTGGGTGAAACAGGCTTTATCGAAACGCCCCATGAGTGAAATATTGGGCAAAGGGTAG
- a CDS encoding glycosyltransferase — protein MKVIHVAESFAAGVLHFVAQMTRVMPEHQHVVIHGQRPDTPVNYASLFPPGVMLLPWQELGRDISPWRDAMALFRLIRLLQQQDGDIIHLHSSKAGFLGRLGAMLLGQSARVIYTPHGVSFLRQDVASRKQTLFVWLEQLANKCGGRVIACSASEASCLRSHGINAGYINNGISCQPEADITTPKNDNKLTTITLVGRISSQKNPLWYNAIASAFVDQPHIRFLWVGDGELRNQLTAPNITCSGWVSPEQVTTHLQASDIYLSTSAWEGLPLSALQAMCHRLPLVLSRCTGHSDIVEPGRNGFLFQHTDEAVMLLQVLVDNPDIRAQLGQASRELLERGFNVQQMADGYRRLYLQLGKHHIKQIPEADLS, from the coding sequence ATGAAGGTTATCCATGTAGCCGAATCATTCGCCGCAGGCGTACTGCATTTTGTCGCCCAGATGACCCGCGTCATGCCGGAACACCAACATGTCGTCATTCACGGCCAACGCCCGGACACGCCCGTAAACTACGCCAGCCTGTTTCCGCCCGGTGTCATGCTGTTGCCGTGGCAAGAGCTTGGCCGCGACATCAGCCCGTGGCGTGACGCCATGGCTCTGTTCCGCCTGATACGTTTGTTGCAGCAGCAAGATGGCGACATCATTCACCTGCATTCATCCAAAGCCGGATTTCTGGGGCGCTTGGGGGCTATGTTGCTGGGGCAATCCGCCCGCGTCATTTACACGCCTCACGGCGTCTCTTTCCTGCGGCAGGATGTCGCCAGCCGCAAGCAGACGTTATTTGTGTGGCTAGAACAACTGGCCAACAAGTGTGGTGGGCGGGTCATTGCCTGCTCGGCGTCCGAAGCGTCCTGCTTACGCTCACACGGCATCAATGCTGGCTATATAAATAATGGCATTAGTTGCCAGCCTGAAGCTGATATTACAACACCAAAAAATGACAACAAATTAACCACAATCACTTTGGTCGGGCGAATTTCTAGCCAGAAAAATCCACTCTGGTATAACGCCATTGCATCAGCGTTTGTGGATCAGCCGCATATCCGGTTCCTGTGGGTAGGCGATGGTGAGCTGCGCAACCAACTGACAGCGCCGAATATTACATGCAGCGGCTGGGTCAGCCCCGAACAGGTGACGACCCACTTGCAAGCGAGTGATATTTACCTGTCGACTTCGGCCTGGGAAGGTTTGCCGCTATCCGCATTACAAGCCATGTGCCACCGCCTGCCGCTGGTACTGAGCCGCTGCACCGGGCATTCGGATATTGTGGAACCAGGGCGGAACGGCTTTCTGTTCCAACATACCGACGAAGCTGTGATGCTCCTCCAGGTGCTGGTGGATAACCCCGATATACGCGCACAACTGGGGCAAGCCAGCCGGGAACTGCTGGAACGTGGGTTCAATGTGCAGCAGATGGCGGATGGGTATCGGCGGCTTTACTTGCAACTAGGAAAACACCACATTAAACAAATACCAGAAGCTGACTTATCTTGA
- a CDS encoding glycosyltransferase family 4 protein, with product MQVALVHEWFNEVAGSEKCVGEFNHLYPDADIFALVDWLDEANRSNLLGGKQTRTSFVQNLPFARKHFRQYLPLFPLAIEQFNMDKYDLVLSSSHLVAKGVLTHHGQLHVCYCHTPVRYAWDMYHDYLRGGNLQNGSVRSWLSRHTLHRLRIWDVVSSNRVDHFIANSHYIRKRIQKIYRRDAHVIYPPVDTDRFSLSTDKDDYYLAFSRLVPYKRMDLIVQAFANTTRKLVVVGNGPEMEKLRALATANIEFLGFQDDANVAHLMQNAKALVFAALEDFGIIPVEAQACGTPVICLNQGGTAETVVHGKTGIHFAEQTAAAIRQAVDAFETQQGQFDPEAISQFAQQFSVIRFRYDIDNHINKLLEQNR from the coding sequence ATGCAAGTTGCGCTGGTGCATGAATGGTTCAACGAAGTGGCCGGTTCGGAAAAGTGCGTTGGGGAATTCAACCACCTTTACCCGGATGCCGACATCTTCGCCCTGGTTGACTGGCTGGACGAAGCCAACCGCTCCAACCTGCTGGGGGGCAAGCAAACCCGGACATCATTCGTCCAGAACCTGCCGTTTGCCCGCAAGCATTTCCGCCAATACCTGCCGTTGTTCCCACTGGCCATCGAACAGTTCAATATGGACAAGTACGATCTGGTGCTGTCGTCTTCCCACCTCGTTGCCAAGGGCGTGCTGACCCACCACGGGCAATTGCATGTTTGTTACTGCCACACGCCCGTGCGCTACGCCTGGGATATGTACCACGACTACCTGCGCGGCGGAAACCTGCAAAACGGCAGTGTCCGTTCCTGGCTCAGCCGCCACACCCTGCACCGGCTGCGCATTTGGGATGTGGTCAGCAGCAACCGCGTAGACCATTTCATCGCCAATTCCCACTACATCCGCAAACGCATCCAGAAAATTTACCGGCGTGACGCCCACGTCATCTACCCCCCCGTGGACACTGACCGGTTCAGCCTGTCGACAGACAAGGACGACTATTATTTAGCCTTCTCGCGTCTGGTTCCCTATAAACGTATGGATTTGATTGTACAGGCATTTGCCAACACAACACGCAAACTGGTGGTCGTAGGCAACGGGCCGGAGATGGAAAAACTGCGCGCCCTGGCAACCGCCAATATCGAGTTCCTGGGGTTTCAGGATGATGCGAATGTCGCCCACCTGATGCAAAACGCCAAGGCACTGGTGTTTGCCGCGCTGGAAGATTTCGGCATCATCCCGGTGGAAGCGCAAGCCTGCGGCACGCCAGTCATCTGTCTCAACCAAGGGGGAACTGCTGAAACCGTCGTACATGGAAAGACCGGCATTCATTTTGCGGAACAGACAGCAGCAGCCATCCGCCAGGCAGTCGACGCATTTGAAACACAACAGGGACAGTTTGACCCGGAAGCCATCAGCCAGTTTGCCCAGCAGTTCTCGGTGATACGTTTTCGTTATGACATTGATAATCACATAAATAAATTGTTGGAACAAAATCGTTAA